One stretch of Rhodoferax lithotrophicus DNA includes these proteins:
- a CDS encoding GGDEF domain-containing protein, producing MPRFVHSHAFALSPGQGSVLHKAVPVDEPSGADASSRTERPTRGRPEPEGDPTVTDVAQGKTATFPVKTGMPFLSGIHLAVLLLLLTIAVGMYVDAQSEQMHRQHLKIQTGLERMVRLNQSLTSELATAVIEKNGERAASYDSLHGQLDATMQEVLALTQHMALAAGIRALHEEQRALRVQENQVFALMRTAQWDRAYQTLLGGDYVLALKVYEINSTTAVGTLMLDLSHQSQQQDRLRQITLVLRIVAVLLLLWAGWRYSKRLKAELAEQLRLRWQVSCINEALEEKVRLRTAELQAANQQLEILSTTDGLTGLANRRRFDHYWAQEWQRALRQATPLAVIMLDVDHFKAYNDHYGHPQGDECLRRVGAVLQASVRRAGELAARYGGEEFVVVLPGVTPQQALETAQGILIAMRDEKIPHTGSPVASMVTLSLGVAAGIPDATDTQEYLLKMADEALYAAKHKGRNCVEKVA from the coding sequence ATGCCTCGATTTGTTCATTCGCATGCATTTGCACTGTCGCCAGGGCAGGGCAGTGTGCTGCACAAAGCGGTACCGGTTGACGAGCCTTCTGGGGCGGATGCAAGCAGTCGAACTGAGCGGCCAACCCGCGGTCGGCCAGAACCTGAAGGTGATCCGACCGTGACGGACGTAGCGCAAGGGAAAACAGCCACTTTTCCGGTCAAGACGGGGATGCCATTTTTGAGTGGTATCCACTTGGCTGTGCTGTTGCTGTTGCTCACCATTGCGGTGGGCATGTATGTAGATGCTCAAAGTGAGCAGATGCATCGGCAGCATTTGAAGATTCAGACGGGGCTTGAACGCATGGTGCGGCTGAATCAGTCACTCACCAGTGAATTGGCCACAGCGGTGATCGAGAAAAATGGTGAGCGTGCGGCCAGTTACGACAGCCTGCATGGACAACTGGATGCCACCATGCAAGAGGTGCTGGCGCTGACGCAGCACATGGCGCTGGCCGCTGGCATCCGGGCTTTGCATGAGGAGCAGCGCGCTTTGCGCGTGCAAGAGAACCAGGTGTTTGCGCTGATGCGGACCGCGCAGTGGGACCGTGCGTACCAAACCTTGCTGGGTGGTGACTACGTGCTGGCGCTTAAAGTTTATGAAATCAATAGCACAACGGCGGTTGGTACGCTGATGCTTGACCTGTCACATCAGAGCCAGCAGCAAGACCGGCTGCGCCAGATCACGCTGGTACTGAGGATTGTGGCGGTGTTGTTGCTGTTGTGGGCGGGTTGGCGCTATTCCAAACGGTTGAAGGCTGAATTGGCCGAACAGCTGCGTTTGCGCTGGCAGGTCAGCTGTATCAATGAGGCGTTGGAAGAGAAGGTCAGGCTGCGCACAGCCGAATTGCAGGCAGCCAACCAGCAGCTCGAAATCCTGAGTACGACCGACGGCCTGACTGGTTTGGCCAATCGCCGCCGCTTTGACCACTATTGGGCGCAAGAGTGGCAACGTGCGCTGCGCCAAGCCACGCCGTTGGCCGTGATCATGCTTGACGTGGATCATTTCAAGGCCTACAACGACCATTACGGTCACCCGCAGGGGGACGAATGTTTGCGCCGAGTGGGGGCCGTGCTGCAGGCTTCAGTGCGCCGTGCTGGTGAGCTGGCCGCACGTTACGGTGGCGAGGAGTTTGTGGTGGTTTTACCGGGGGTGACACCCCAGCAGGCACTGGAAACGGCGCAAGGCATCCTGATCGCCATGCGTGATGAAAAAATACCGCACACAGGTTCACCGGTGGCGAGTATGGTGACCCTCAGTCTGGGTGTTGCCGCGGGTATTCCTGATGCCACGGATACGCAGGAATACTTGTTAAAAATGGCTGATGAAGCTCTGTACGCTGCCAAGCACAAGGGCCGTAACTGCGTGGAAAAAGTTGCTTGA
- a CDS encoding MASE3 domain-containing protein — MAVARRFTDLSGLTSWQLVARAVWPPSLLALITWLASDVSYLFGHSLAELFSVVVAMTALLVATTSKHFTRNDFVVYVAVAIGWCAALDLLHTLVFKGMNVLPSDSANPATQFWIAARSMQALALVTAPWLLRRSVWVGWIHLGFGGWSLLCMLLILTGQFPAAYIDGQGLTTFKIVTEYIIIGLLGLALLQFWRERVLMSAHLFASMSMAALAMMVSEFAFTQYVSVYAPSNLVGHLLKIYAYWFVYVALVQSTLRDPFAMLARAASTYDAVPDPTLIVDEHGLIRQANLAAAKHVNCPKEQLVGKDSHDLFHDSHVPAVECPVCCRLSQRTEVFMLELDLPEHRAVECSLAPFEQTINASTWVQVVRDISERRQLAREREILLSNLGERVKELSCLYAVSELMKQPDVSVPELLTAVVQRLPSAFVLPAHVQAAVTCDWGHFGAAGTRIAPRCSLNANFELHGSQVGVLQVWYPDDVTPDGGHFLPEEQALVENVAQMISEKLDRKHATERVQRLSYFYELLSATNHAVIRSRNRDELLQALFDALKANDTFSMFFIALTENGQMPLRLHMYHGFPPERVPQLLQVLGDEHGTWGGIYAQLDDTGKVVLHDVLPVVQQIAPPKNNSFEDWYNYLLHRDISQCAVLPLICEGHIQGVVSLYAMGTSVFDQEQLRLLNEMADDMSFAMNTLQSRAQKLVAEHELKMMATRFEEVFQFSPVPMQIHSLETHRVRAMNRAHAHWLGYTLSEITDEDDWFAKAYPDVELRTRLRSSWQDSVDVASQGQLVTSPELEIQCKDGSVRIARGTMTVVGHDAIIAWTDLTEIRHNERALRDSEQRFRSMVEQSISAIYVYRGGHYIYVNPRYCELIGWPVEALLGQEVARFCTQEPGNLEDLQSAWDELQQGRAAQISCNVMMRRKDGAVIELGLTVQLITWDDDQPAGIVMAQDVTERARNEARIAAYVKQLEASMRGTMQAVSNMVEMRDPYTAGHERRVGLIASALAQEMGWSHERCQNLELLGLVHDIGKIAVPSEILTKPTRLSRLEMELMRGHAQAGYDILKDVPFATPVAEIIRQHHERMNGTGYPQGLKGEQILPEARVLAVADVLESISSHRPYRPALGIEAGLAEIENHRGELYDPAVVDAAVRLIEQKSYVLPD; from the coding sequence ATGGCTGTTGCTAGACGTTTCACTGATTTGAGTGGCCTCACAAGCTGGCAACTGGTGGCACGCGCCGTATGGCCACCGAGTTTGCTCGCGTTGATCACTTGGTTGGCTTCCGATGTGAGCTACTTATTCGGGCACAGTCTTGCCGAGCTATTTTCAGTGGTGGTCGCCATGACGGCCCTTTTGGTGGCCACAACATCAAAACACTTCACCCGAAACGATTTTGTGGTGTATGTTGCCGTGGCCATTGGCTGGTGTGCGGCACTGGATTTGCTGCATACGCTGGTTTTCAAGGGCATGAATGTACTGCCCTCGGACAGCGCCAATCCGGCGACCCAGTTTTGGATTGCTGCACGCTCCATGCAGGCACTGGCCTTGGTCACGGCTCCATGGCTGTTGCGTCGAAGTGTTTGGGTGGGGTGGATACATCTGGGTTTTGGCGGCTGGAGCTTGTTGTGTATGTTGCTCATTCTGACCGGCCAATTTCCTGCTGCCTACATAGACGGCCAGGGGCTGACCACCTTCAAGATCGTGACCGAATACATCATTATTGGGCTGCTTGGTTTGGCTTTGTTGCAGTTCTGGCGTGAGCGCGTGCTCATGTCTGCACATTTATTTGCCAGCATGTCGATGGCAGCTTTAGCCATGATGGTGTCAGAGTTTGCTTTTACCCAGTATGTGAGCGTCTATGCGCCATCCAATCTTGTTGGCCATTTGCTTAAAATTTACGCATATTGGTTTGTTTATGTGGCTTTGGTTCAAAGCACTTTGCGTGATCCTTTTGCCATGCTGGCACGGGCAGCAAGTACCTACGATGCCGTGCCCGATCCCACACTGATTGTGGATGAGCATGGCCTGATTCGGCAGGCTAATCTGGCGGCTGCGAAGCACGTGAACTGCCCGAAAGAACAGTTGGTTGGAAAGGATAGCCATGACTTGTTTCACGATAGCCATGTTCCGGCGGTGGAGTGTCCCGTATGTTGTCGATTGAGCCAACGTACCGAAGTCTTCATGCTTGAGCTTGATTTGCCTGAGCATCGGGCAGTCGAATGCAGTTTGGCTCCCTTTGAACAAACCATCAATGCATCCACTTGGGTTCAGGTGGTTCGTGACATCAGTGAGCGTCGTCAGCTGGCGCGTGAGCGTGAAATTTTGCTCAGTAACCTGGGTGAGCGTGTGAAAGAGCTGAGTTGCCTTTATGCGGTTTCTGAACTGATGAAGCAGCCAGATGTGTCTGTTCCAGAACTTCTGACCGCCGTTGTGCAGCGTTTACCTTCAGCGTTTGTATTGCCAGCGCATGTACAAGCTGCGGTGACTTGTGACTGGGGGCATTTTGGTGCCGCCGGAACCCGCATCGCGCCACGTTGTTCTTTGAATGCCAACTTTGAGCTCCACGGTAGCCAGGTCGGGGTGCTGCAGGTTTGGTACCCCGATGATGTCACACCTGACGGTGGACATTTTTTACCAGAAGAACAGGCGCTGGTTGAAAACGTGGCGCAAATGATCAGTGAAAAACTGGACAGAAAGCATGCTACGGAACGGGTGCAACGGCTTTCATATTTTTATGAATTGCTCAGCGCAACCAACCACGCGGTGATTCGTAGTCGTAACCGTGACGAATTGCTTCAGGCTTTGTTCGATGCCTTAAAAGCCAATGACACTTTTTCCATGTTTTTTATTGCCTTGACAGAAAACGGTCAAATGCCTTTACGTCTGCACATGTACCACGGTTTTCCGCCGGAACGTGTTCCTCAACTGTTGCAGGTTTTGGGTGATGAGCATGGTACTTGGGGCGGAATATACGCACAACTTGATGACACCGGAAAGGTGGTTCTGCATGATGTGTTGCCAGTTGTGCAACAAATTGCCCCCCCAAAAAACAACTCCTTTGAGGACTGGTACAACTATTTGCTTCACCGCGATATCAGTCAATGCGCGGTATTACCGTTGATCTGTGAAGGGCACATTCAGGGCGTGGTTTCTTTGTATGCGATGGGAACCTCCGTGTTTGATCAGGAGCAATTACGTTTGCTCAATGAAATGGCCGATGACATGAGTTTTGCCATGAACACCTTGCAGAGCAGGGCGCAGAAACTGGTGGCGGAGCACGAGTTAAAAATGATGGCGACTCGGTTTGAGGAAGTTTTTCAGTTTTCGCCCGTACCTATGCAAATTCATTCGCTGGAGACACACCGGGTGAGGGCGATGAATCGGGCGCATGCGCACTGGCTGGGCTATACGCTGTCTGAAATTACCGATGAAGACGACTGGTTTGCAAAAGCTTACCCCGATGTTGAATTGCGCACCCGGTTGCGTTCCAGTTGGCAGGACAGCGTAGATGTGGCTAGCCAGGGGCAATTGGTGACATCACCAGAGCTTGAAATTCAGTGCAAAGACGGTTCTGTTCGTATAGCTCGTGGAACCATGACGGTGGTTGGTCACGATGCCATCATTGCCTGGACGGACTTGACGGAAATTCGCCACAATGAACGCGCTTTGCGCGATAGTGAGCAGCGCTTCCGAAGCATGGTTGAACAGTCCATCAGTGCCATCTATGTGTACCGTGGGGGGCACTATATTTATGTAAATCCGCGTTATTGTGAACTCATTGGTTGGCCTGTTGAGGCGTTGCTCGGCCAGGAGGTGGCGCGTTTCTGTACCCAGGAACCAGGCAACTTGGAAGACTTGCAATCGGCATGGGATGAATTGCAACAAGGTCGGGCGGCTCAGATTTCTTGTAACGTGATGATGCGCCGCAAAGATGGCGCCGTGATCGAACTGGGACTCACCGTTCAATTGATCACCTGGGATGATGATCAGCCTGCGGGCATTGTGATGGCTCAGGATGTGACCGAACGAGCCCGTAATGAGGCGCGTATTGCAGCTTATGTCAAGCAGTTGGAAGCCTCCATGCGTGGCACCATGCAAGCGGTGTCCAACATGGTGGAAATGCGCGACCCCTATACGGCAGGGCACGAGCGCCGTGTGGGACTGATTGCCAGTGCACTGGCTCAAGAGATGGGGTGGTCACACGAACGTTGTCAAAATCTGGAGTTGCTGGGTTTGGTGCATGACATCGGGAAGATTGCGGTCCCTTCGGAAATTCTGACCAAGCCAACACGTTTGTCCAGGCTGGAAATGGAACTGATGCGGGGCCATGCCCAAGCTGGCTACGATATTTTGAAAGACGTGCCGTTTGCCACGCCCGTGGCAGAGATCATCCGGCAGCACCATGAACGAATGAATGGCACGGGCTACCCGCAAGGCCTGAAAGGTGAGCAGATTTTGCCTGAAGCACGTGTGCTGGCCGTCGCTGATGTGCTGGAGTCCATTTCATCGCACCGACCTTACCGGCCAGCGTTGGGCATCGAGGCTGGATTGGCAGAAATCGAAAATCACCGGGGAGAGCTCTACGATCCCGCCGTGGTCGATGCAGCGGTGCGTTTGATTGAACAAAAATCTTACGTGCTGCCAGATTGA